A region of the Cricetulus griseus strain 17A/GY chromosome 7, alternate assembly CriGri-PICRH-1.0, whole genome shotgun sequence genome:
TGAGAGAGGTGAACAAGGCCCCGCTGGCTCCCCTGGATTCCAGGTAAGGTCTGGTGACAGGTTTCTAGAGAGTTCAGGATGTTCCTTTGTTAACTCTTACAGATTTTAAGCCCTTCCCCTCCATCTCCCACCTTACAGGGTCTCCCCGGCCCTGCTGGTCCTCCTGGTGAAGCAGGCAAGCCCGGTGAACAGGTAAGACATAGCAGCTGGGCAGAGGGCAGGAGCATGcaggaaataaaaaagtaacaaaccACTCACTGTCCCTAGCTGGTCAGGAAGGCAGCAGCTAGAAAGAGAGGTTAGACACAGGGGAGGACTGTGGTTACACTAAAAAGAACATGGGAGCTACATATGATCTGGAAATGGTTGTGTGGGTTCTAGGCAAGGTGACTTCTTTATACAGAATAACTCTGGCTTTACCTCAAGCCTTCCTACTGTTAAAAAGAGATTCCAATTCTCAGCCGAAAATGTGTCCATCTCTAAATGTGGGCCCCAAGGACCAGCTCACAGCAAGAGGGGCAGAGGCTCAAGGGGAGTTTGGTCTCACTGttgtttctccttcccaccctcagGGTGTTCCTGGAGACCTTGGTGCCCCTGGACCCTCTGGAGCAAGAGTAAGTGGGCCCTCTCATGCCATTTCCATCACTATGTCCTGGGCTTGGCCCTGTTGGAGCAGCCATCATGTGCCCTCTCCTTCCTTTGTAGGGCGAGAGAGGTTTCCCTGGTGAGCGTGGTGTACAAGGTCCCCCAGGTCCTGCTGGTCCCCGTGGAAACAATGGTGCTCCTGGCAATGATGGTGCCAAGGTGAGGGCATCATGGAAAGGGTATGATGGCTATGAGACTCAAACCATAGAGGTGTGGAGGGTTGGGGGACAAGACCAGAGTGGGGGCCTATGGAACCTGAGGTCAGATCTGTGAGTTTGTTCTTTTAGCTGGAACCTTGACCTTGGACCCACACATAGGGGCTCTGAGACATTTCCTGGGACTCCATGTCTCACTCATCTTTTTGTTTACCAAACAGGGTGATACTGGTGCCCCCGGAGCTCCCGGTAGCCAGGGCGCTCCCGGTCTTCAGGGAATGCCTGGTGAACGTGGTGCAGCTGGTCTTCCAGGTCCTAAGGGTGACAGAGTAAGTCAACCTTCCCCTCCTATGAGCTCTTGGTGGTTCTCACCCATCTCCTTGCTTTGCTGGGTAATTTTATGCCTGTGATTCAGGCCCTTCTCCTGATGTTACCATGGTAATGAGAGCTGGGGCTTTCCCCTAATGGAGGCGCCCTTATTTATTGTCCTGTTGACCTCAGGGGCCTCTTAACCCAGGTTCCACGTAAATCCTCAAGTAGGCACCTTTACCCCTGAAAGGATCTTGTATCCTTGGCACCGTGTCTGAGAAACATCTGCAGAATGCTGTACCTGAAGAAGGACCCTGAGAAATATTTGCAGAACTCTGTAGCTCAACTCCTGGCCCCACACTGGAAGTCTGACTTTACCCTGTCTTTAGGGTGATGCTGGACCCAAAGGTGCCGATGGCTCTCCTGGCAAAGATGGCGTCCGTGGTCTGACTGGTCCCATTGGTCCTCCTGGCCCTGCTGGTGCCCCTGGTGACAAGGTGAGTGGCTGCTTTGTCACTGATTTCCTAACACATAACTGCCTCAGCAAGCCCAGGTGGGGCTCTGCAGGGAAGGCATGTCCTGCCATATAAAGCTGGTGACCCAGGAAGTTTGAGGGACCAGAAGGGTGGGGAGGTGTTATTGGTTCATCTTGCAGGAGAGTTTAGAGTTGTTGTCTCTCCCTCATAGGGTGAAACTGGTCCCAGTGGTCCTGCTGGTCCCACCGGAGCCCGTGGTGCCCCCGTAAGTACAGAAGACCCCTGCTAAGATCTGTGGTCTGCCCTTCTCTCCTATTTGCtttcacacacgcacacacacacacacacacacacacacacacacaccacaccaccacaccaccaccaccaccaccaccaccaccaccaccaccgcctttATCCCTTTACAtcatctgtttctctccttccccaatgTTGTGATATCTCTCCAAAGTCATCATCCTCTTCTTTTAGGGAGACCGTGGTGAGCCTGGCCCCCCTGGCCCTGCTGGTTTCGCTGGCCCCCCTGTGAGTACCAAGACTCTCTTTCTGTCACCTGCTGAAATATGAGGCATGGGACCTTAGGTGATGGAATGAGAACAGAAGTGCTACCCTGAGTCAGAGGAGAAGGATGGGGAGGGACTGGTTGTCGCTGAGTGTCTCTGCAACTCCAAGTTTCTAGCTGTGACTCCCCCTCCAGCCCAGAGACCCTCTGCTCCCGGGCTGACTAGCCCAATCCTCCACTTTCCATTTTCCCTCTTGCCCAGGGTGCTGATGGCCAACCTGGTGCTAAAGGTGAACCTGGTGAAACTGGTACTAAAGGTGACTCTGGTCCTCCTGGACCTGCCGGACCTGCTGGACCCCCTGGCCCCATTGTGAGTATCTCATCCTCTACAACCTGAGTTTTTGTTAGCCTTAGGCTTGGGGCCAGCCTGTGTCTCATATGGCCATACTCTCTTACAGGGTAACGTTGGTGCTCCTGGACCCAAAGGTGCTCGTGGTGCTGCTGGTCCCCCTGTGAGTACCATCCGCATCTCTGTGAAGTCTCCAAGGCCAGAGATTGGAGGGAATTAGGCCGGGTGAGATGACTGTTCACTTCTGACCACCCTGTGTTCTCTCCTGCCAGGGTGCTACTGGTTTCCCTGGTGCTGCTGGCCGTGTTGGTCCCCCTGGCCCCTCTGTGAGTATCTGTCGTTTGGGATTGGAGTGGGGCACACACTTTGGAAGTTTGGATTCTGACAGTCTCTCTTATGCCCATCTAGGGAAATGCTGGACCCCCTGGCCCTCCCGGTCCTGTTGGCAAAGAAGGAGGCAAAGGTCCCCGTGGTGAGACTGGTCCCGCAGGACGTCCTGGTGAAGTTGGTCCCCCAGGTCCTCCTGGCCCTGCTGGTGAGAAAGGAGCCCCTGGTGCTGATGGACCTGCTGTAAGTGCTAGCTCTGGTTTCTATAGTTCTGGAGAGTTCCAGAGTTGTGAATGTTCTCATTGTGAGCTCTTCTCACCCCTGTCTGCCTCCCACAGGGCTCTCCTGGTACTCCTGGACCTCAGGGTATTGCTGGACAGCGTGGTGTGGTTGGTCTTCCTGgtcagagaggagaaagaggcttCCCTGGTCTTCCTGGCCCCTCTGTGAGTGCTCCTTCATCTTAGGGTCTCCAAGATGAATCATCCCAGGACTTGGAAAAGGCAGGGTAGCAGTGGGGGAGACAAGGAGAGCAAATATGACAGAAGTAGCCTCATGGCTTGAGCCCCTACATCTGGCCTCCAGCCttactctctcttcttcttcttcagggtGAACCTGGCAAACAAGGTCCTTCTGGATCAAGTGGTGAACGTGGTCCCCCTGGCCCCATGGGCCCCCCTGGATTGGCTGGGCCCCCTGGTGAATCTGGACGTGAGGTAAGCAGCCTCCACCCCCTAGCCAGTGCCTGTGCAGGGCCACTAGCCCGGTGTCTGACCTCTTCTCTGGGATGGTTTCTCactttctcccactctccctaCAGGGATCTCCTGGTGCCGAAGGCTCCCCCGGAAGAGATGGTGCTCCTGGCCCCAAGGTAAAAGATCAGGCCACACACCTGGACTCTTGGTTGGACTCTGGTTTGCCCCAACCCCTCCCCAACTTCAACACTCCATCTGAGCCTGACCCATAACCTCTACCCTCTGCTCCCAGGGTGACCGTGGTGAGACTGGCCCCGCTGGCCCCCCTGGTGCCCCTGGTGCTCCTGGTGCTCCTGGCCCTGTTGGACCTGCTGGCAAGAGTGGCGATCGTGGTGAGACTGTAAGTATCTGGGCCTTTGCTTCAGGAATGCCCAAAGGCCTGGGAATGGGTGAATTACCTCATCTAGCTGCAGGAGAAGAGAGAGTCTTCGGATATGTCTGGGCTCTTGGCCTTTCTGGAAAAATTGAGCCGTAATTTGGCCTTGAGGCCCTTCTTCTAGACagaactccatctcccctctcccccaggcaTGGAGTTTGCCCCAGCTCATCACATGAAGCTTGGCTCTGGGAAGGCTTGACTAGGAGTCAGGAGAGGTGGCCACAGCATGAGAGATGTGGGCTAGGAGTGGTCTGGCCAAGGGGAAGGCTCATCCTGTAGCCCCCAGCCTTGGCCTCCCCTAGTCAGGCTCTAACACACTATTTTCTCCCCAGGGTCCTGCTGGTCCTGCTGGTCCCATTGGCCCTGCTGGTGCCCGTGGCCCTGCTGTAAGTGTCCCATGTCAACCTCACGTCCTGTGAACACTGTGGCCCAGATGTGAACAGTGTCCCACTCAACACCAGGAGAACTTTCACCTGACAGcctgcctcctcctttcttttagGGGCCCCAAGGTCCCCGTGGTGACAAGGGTGAGACAGGTGAACAAGGTGATAGAGGCATAAAGGGTCATCGTGGCTTCTCCGGTCTCCAGGGTCCTCCTGGCTCTCCTGTGAGTACACAcagtttccaggctctggctacCATCGGGCTTTTCCCACCATCCCCGGGTGCTTGCTGCTTAGTGGGAAGAGGAACACTCGCTTAGTTTCTTCTCTAGATAGACACCCTGATTCCTTCCTTGTGGGGGAGAGGGGCAGAAGATTTCTGGGCATTTCTCACAGAGAGGTACCCAGAGAGGGACTGTGGGAGTGGTCTTAGCACATGAACAACTTGGAGCTAGATATCTAGAATGGGGGGCTTGTTACCCCCACTGCCCCTGAACTGCCTTTCTCTGTCCTTCAGGGCTCTCCTGGTGAACAAGGTCCCTCTGGAGCTTCTGGCCCTGCAGGTCCCCGGGTAAGTTGCGCCTTCCTGATTCCCCTGTCTCAGGTACCTTGAGGACCCCTGGTTACCCGTCATGCATCCCTCTGTTCTCCAGAGAAAAGTTCAGAGGCCAGACAGGGGGCGGGGAGAAAAAGAACCTTGGTTTTATACAGCCTTTGGCCTTCCAATCCTGGCTCCTTCCAGACTAGCCACAGTAACTAGGTGAGGGCACCCTTTAAGGCAGAAGAGTGGACTAGACAGAGGCAGCTGTGGGGAGGGTGCGCCTCAGTCAGATTTGGGGCTGCGTTGGGTTTCTGGCCAACTTTCTCCAATCATCTCTCTACCAACAGGGTCCTCCTGGCTCTGCTGGTGCTCCTGGCAAAGATGGACTCAACGGTCTCCCTGGCCCCATTGGTCCCCCTGGTCCTCGAGGTCGCACTGGTGATAGCGGTCCTGCTGTACGTAGCGCCACACCCTCTGCCTCATGACCCTTCATCCCCAAGAAGACTTGAATACCAATAAACCTGACCTCCTCTCTTTGCACAGGGTCCCCCCGGCCCCCCTGGTCCTCCTGGCCCTCCTGGCCCTCCCAGTGGCGGTTACGACTtcagcttcctgcctcagccacctcaAGAGAAGTCTCATGATGGTGGCCGCTACTACCGGGCTGATGATGCCAATGTGGTCCGTGACCGTGACCTTGAGGTGGACACCACCCTCAAGAGCCTGAGCCAGCAGATTGAGAACATCCGAAGCCCCGAAGGCACCCGCAAGAACCCGGCCCGCACTTGCCGTGACCTCAAGATGTGCCACTCTGACTGGAAGAGCGGTAAGGACTAACCCCAGCTGCCTCCCCACTCTGATCCTTGTCCTCCCACCATGCTGCTTCCCCCCCCCTCCTCGCCCCTGCTTTTATGCATCCCACTTTCACACATGGTGCTGGCTGCCTGCTTCTCCTGACTCCACGTTGTCATGCCCATTTCAGGAGAGTACTGGATTGACCCTAACCAAGGCTGCAACCTGGATGCCATCAAGGTCTTCTGCAACATGGAGACAGGTCAGACCTGTGTGTTCCCCACTCAGCCCACTGTGCCTCAGAAGAACTGGTACATCAGCCCGAACCCCAAGGAAAAGGAGCATGTCTGGTTCGGCGAGAGCATGACTGATGGATTCCAGGTACGTGAGCCACTTTGCAGGAGACAGGCTAGCCTcgtgctcagaaggcagaggaagtcCTGGAGTGGATTTAATACTGGCTTAGTGGAAGGGTAGAGATGGTCTAAGAGACAGGTGTTCTGGGTCCTTGGGTATCCGTGGATAAGCGATACCCCTCTTTGTAATTGGAGATAGAAATACATGGGCAGGAAGGCAGGGACTAGAAATTCCATGTGTTCACTCATCCCCTGCTCTCTCTGGCCCATGCAGTTCGAGTATGGAAGCGAAGGCTCCGACCCTGCTGATGTTGCCATCCAGCTGACCTTCCTGCGCCTGATGTCCACCGAGGCCTCCCAGAACATCACCTACCACTGCAAGAACAGCGTAGCCTACATGGATCAAGAGACTGGCAACCTCAAGAAGTCCCTGCTCCTCCAGGGCTCCAATGAGATCGAGCTCAGGGGCGAGGGCAACAGCCGCTTCACCTACAGCACCCTCATGGATGGCTGCACGGTGAGTCTCCCAGACTGGGTCCCGCCCACCTCACTGGGTTTCTGCTTTAGCCTTTTAGCAGTTCAGAGTGGCCCTCACTCCATCGTTACCCTTGGTAATGATCCTCTCCCACTGTCTTCATTCACTCCAGAGTCACACCGGAAGTTGGGGCAAGACAGTCATCGAATACAAAACCACCAAGACCTCCCGCCTGCCCATCATTGATGTGGCTCCCTTGGACATTGGTGCCCCAGACCAGGAATTCGGATTAGACATTGGCCCTGCCTGCTTCGTGTAAACTCCCTCCACCCCAATCAGGTTCCCTCCCACCCAGCCCACTGTTCCCAACCCTGGAAACAGACAAACAACCCAAACTGAATTTCCCCAAAAGCCAAAAAATGGGAGACAATTTCACATggactttgaaaacattttttcctttgcattCATCTCTCAAACTTAGTTTTTATCTTTGACCAACTGAACTTGACCAAAAACCAAAAGTGCATCCAACcttaccaaaaaggaaaaaaaaagaataaataaataactttttaaaaaaaggaagcttGGTCCACTTGCTTGAAGACCTATGTGGGTATAAGTCCCTTTCTGCCCGCTGGGCTTATGATACCCCAAATACTGCCTTTTCTGCTCCTTTCTCCACCCCCTCTTGGGGTCTCTCCTCCATTGCTCCCCAAATTTAAGTCTCCCCCCCAAAGACACAGGAAATAATGCATTGTCTGCCCAGCAACCAAAGGCAATGCTGAAACATCCCACCGACCCCCAAACACCCAGCCTACTTCCCCACCCAGCACCTTCAAATCCTGCCAGGACATGAGGTTCTTGGACTTTCAAAGGAGCCTAACCATCTGgcatctccatggcctctgcaacacACCCCACTTTGTTTCCGAGGGCCGGCCGTGGTGGGGGAAGCCACCTGCCCCTCCGGGGGGTTTGGAGCCAGGCAGGGTCACAGCAGACTGGAACCATCGGACACGTGTGTGCAGGCTGGGTGGGAGAGACTATTCTGTTCCTTGTGTAATTGTGTTGCTGAAAGACTACCTCGTTCTTGTCTTTGTGTGTCACCGGGGCAACTGTGTGGGGGCGGGGATGGGAGTAGGGTGGCAGCGCGCCCAGTTTGGTACCAAAGGTGCTACATCTCTgtgaaggggtggggtgggaagaaatCTCTGGTGCTATAGAAGTTGAGATGTTCCCTAGGCCAACAAATGTTCCTTTtgttcaaagtcttttttttattctttttttttttttctaatggatAGGGACtcgtgaatttttttttcctgacggTGCTATTTAACATGGGAGGAGAGAGTGCCAGCCTCAGCCTGCTCACTCTCTACCCTCT
Encoded here:
- the Col1a1 gene encoding collagen alpha-1(I) chain; translated protein: MFSFVDLRLLLLLGATALLTHGQGDIPEITCIHNGVKIPNGETWKADTCLICICHNGTAVCDAVVCQEKMDCVNPQKREGECCPVCPEEFVSPDQELIGVEGPKGDRGPQGPRGPAGPPGKDGIPGQPGLPGPPGPPGLPGPAGLGGNFASQMSYGYDEKSAGVSVPGPMGPSGPRGLPGPPGAPGPQGFQGPPGEPGEPGASGPMGPRGPPGPPGKNGDDGEPGKPGRTGDRGPPGPQGARGLPGTAGLPGMKGHRGFSGLDGAKGDAGPAGPKGEPGSPGENGAPGQMGPRGLPGERGRPGAPGPAGARGNDGATGAAGPPGPTGPTGPPGFPGAVGAKGEAGPQGARGSEGPQGVRGEPGPPGPAGAAGPAGNPGADGQPGAKGANGAPGIAGAPGFPGARGPSGPQGPSGAPGPKGNSGEPGAPGNKGDTGAKGEPGPAGVQGPPGPAGEEGKRGARGEPGPTGLPGPPGERGGPGSRGFPGADGVAGPKGPAGERGSPGPAGPKGSPGEAGRPGEAGLPGAKGLTGSPGSPGPDGKTGPPGPAGQDGRPGPPGPPGARGQAGVMGFPGPKGTAGEPGKAGERGVPGPPGPVGPAGKDGEAGAQGAPGPAGPAGERGEQGPAGSPGFQGLPGPAGPPGEAGKPGEQGVPGDLGAPGPSGARGERGFPGERGVQGPPGPAGPRGNNGAPGNDGAKGDTGAPGAPGSQGAPGLQGMPGERGAAGLPGPKGDRGDAGPKGADGSPGKDGVRGLTGPIGPPGPAGAPGDKGETGPSGPAGPTGARGAPGDRGEPGPPGPAGFAGPPGADGQPGAKGEPGETGTKGDSGPPGPAGPAGPPGPIGNVGAPGPKGARGAAGPPGATGFPGAAGRVGPPGPSGNAGPPGPPGPVGKEGGKGPRGETGPAGRPGEVGPPGPPGPAGEKGAPGADGPAGSPGTPGPQGIAGQRGVVGLPGQRGERGFPGLPGPSGEPGKQGPSGSSGERGPPGPMGPPGLAGPPGESGREGSPGAEGSPGRDGAPGPKGDRGETGPAGPPGAPGAPGAPGPVGPAGKSGDRGETGPAGPAGPIGPAGARGPAGPQGPRGDKGETGEQGDRGIKGHRGFSGLQGPPGSPGSPGEQGPSGASGPAGPRGPPGSAGAPGKDGLNGLPGPIGPPGPRGRTGDSGPAGPPGPPGPPGPPGPPSGGYDFSFLPQPPQEKSHDGGRYYRADDANVVRDRDLEVDTTLKSLSQQIENIRSPEGTRKNPARTCRDLKMCHSDWKSGEYWIDPNQGCNLDAIKVFCNMETGQTCVFPTQPTVPQKNWYISPNPKEKEHVWFGESMTDGFQFEYGSEGSDPADVAIQLTFLRLMSTEASQNITYHCKNSVAYMDQETGNLKKSLLLQGSNEIELRGEGNSRFTYSTLMDGCTSHTGSWGKTVIEYKTTKTSRLPIIDVAPLDIGAPDQEFGLDIGPACFV